The segment CAGCCCTACAACGGCAAACCCGACCACTCCGGCGACAGCATCGTCCGAGGCCCCTACGCCGGCTGACTCCTCCCTGACATGATCCTCTCCGACCCGTGCGCGAACTGGAGAGGATCATGCTGCATCTTCTGTCACTGCACTACACGGCCCCGGAACGAGCCGCAGAGCCCTTCATCCCTGGCCACGTCGCCTACCTGGAACGGCACCACCAGAATGGGACCTTCCTGATCTCCGGTCGGACCGTCCCCACGTCGATCGGCGGCGTGATCATCGCCCACGGCGTCGACCGCCCCGCAATCGAGCAGATCACCGCGCAGGACCCCTTCGTCGTCAACGGCGTGGCGGAATACACCATCACCACGATCACTCCGGGACGAGTCCACCCTGCCCTGGACTCACTGCTGGCCCCGGGCTGTTGACCATCGCCGGCCCTCGCCACCCGGCCACGACGCACCGCGCAGCCGGACGGGAAACGCGAGGGCACAGCCGCTGGATCGCGTGCTTTCGCCCGGCGTCATCCGCACCCACACCCTGGCCCCGCTCCGCGCGAGCGCGTCGGCGCGGGTTCAAAGGAGGTGGTGCCCCGGTGGTCGATTCCGGCCCCAGGAATCAGGGCGGCCGGACAGGCACACGACTACGGCGATGTCCTCACGCCGAACCGAACGCTCAACTTCCGCCCCGAGCGCGGCAACCAACGCCGATCCACA is part of the Streptomyces asoensis genome and harbors:
- a CDS encoding YciI family protein, translating into MRELERIMLHLLSLHYTAPERAAEPFIPGHVAYLERHHQNGTFLISGRTVPTSIGGVIIAHGVDRPAIEQITAQDPFVVNGVAEYTITTITPGRVHPALDSLLAPGC